The genomic window GGCGGAGATCTACGCCCAAGCCTACAACCAGGATCGGGAGTTTTACTCCTTTCACCGCAGCATGGAGGCGTATCGCAAGTCGATTGGCGTGCAGGGCGATGTGCTCGTGCTGCAGCCTGAGAGCGACTTCTTCCGCTACCTCAATGACGCCGAGCCGGTCCAGCCCGAGTTGCGAGCCGTGGCCGACGCGGCGGGCGAGCAGGACGATCGCTGAGCGCTGGGCCGCGGCTTGCTTGCCGCGGCCGCCTCTGCGCGCGATGCGCTAGGTCATCCATGGGACTGGATTGGTCCGATCTGCTTGCAGCCTTGGGGCTGTGCCTGATCATCGAGGGCCTAGTGCCCTTCGCGAACCCCAACAGCATCCGGCGCGCCCTGGCACTGCTGCTCACGCTCGATAACTCCCGCGTACGCCTGCTCGGGGTGGCGTCGATGGCTGCTGGCCTCGTGGTGCTGTACCTTGCACGTCATTGACTGTTGATTCGTAGCTGACGATCCGTGAAGGGAATGGCTGATGAGCCGTAGCGTCGTGGTGATCGGCGCCCAATGGGGCGACGAGGGAAAGGGCAAGATCGTGGACCTGCTGACCCAGCGGGCCAACGCAGTCGTGCGCTTTCAGGGAGGCCACAACGCCGGTCATACGTTGGTGATCGGCGGTGAGACGACGGTCCTGCACCTGATCCCCTCTGGCGTGCTTCGCGACGGCGTGCGCTGCCTCATCGGCAGCGGCGTGGTGGTATCGCTGGACGCCCTCTTTGAAGAAGTGGAAATGCTCGCCGCGCGTGGGTGTGACGTAGAGGCCCGGCTTGGGATTAGCGCCGGCTGTCATCTGATCCTGCCCTCGCACGTGGCGCTGGATCTGGCGCGGGAGGCGAAGCGCGGTGCGCGGGCGATCGGCACCACGGGGCGGGGTATCGGGCCGACCTACGAGGACAAGGTGGCCCGCCGGGGCGTGCGCGTCAGCGATCTGTGCGATGAATCGCGTTTCCGCC from Pseudomonadota bacterium includes these protein-coding regions:
- a CDS encoding DUF2065 domain-containing protein, coding for MGLDWSDLLAALGLCLIIEGLVPFANPNSIRRALALLLTLDNSRVRLLGVASMAAGLVVLYLARH